The following proteins are encoded in a genomic region of Dioscorea cayenensis subsp. rotundata cultivar TDr96_F1 chromosome 8, TDr96_F1_v2_PseudoChromosome.rev07_lg8_w22 25.fasta, whole genome shotgun sequence:
- the LOC120267527 gene encoding sulfite exporter TauE/SafE family protein 3-like codes for MDGRMERRWWLMALFLIFMLLFFGVEFCSAERPIKDSGSGGNGGVAKFLHAFQSFFDSGDSSYTHVWPDMEFGWRVVLGSTIGFLGAALGSIGGVGGGGIFVPMLTLIIGFDPKTSTAISKCMIMGAAGSTVYYNLRLRHPTMDLPIIDYDLALLFQPMLMLGISIGVAFNVIFPDWMVTVLLIILFLGTSTKALFKGIETWKKESIMKKETAKLLGSSSKLIDSPELEYKRLPSGPSINIQQRSLSDQEVPIKDNIFWKEMLLLLFVWVAFLAVQIIKTRAANCSIEYWVLNALQIPIAGSVTIYEAIGLFKGTRTIASRGRHAVNWKVHQFVLYCFCGILAGIVGGFLGLGGGFILGPLFLELGVPPQVASATSTFAMTFSSSMSVIQYYLLDRFPVPYAAYFVFLATVAAFTGQHIVRKLIVLLGRASLIIFILALTIFISAISLGGVGIAYMVEKLERKEHMGFENLCYH; via the exons ATGGATGGGAGGATGGAGAGAAGATGGTGGTTGATGGCATTGTTTCTGATTTTCATGCTCTTGTTCTTTGGTGTTGAGTTTTGCTCTGCTGAGAGGCCTATCAAGGATTCTGGAAGTGGTGGCAATGGTGGTGTTGCTAAGTTCTTGCATGCTTTTCAATCTTTTTTTGATTCTGGGGATTCTTCTTATACTCATGTTTGGCCT GACATGGAGTTTGGGTGGAGGGTTGTGCTGGGTTCTACCATTGGGTTTCTTGGAGCTGCTTTGGGGAGCATTGGTGGTGTTGGTGGGGGTGGGATCTTTGTGCCTATGCTCACTTTGATCATTGGTTTTGATCCAAAGACCTCCACAGCCATCTCCAAAT GCATGATCATGGGTGCTGCAGGATCGACAGTGTATTACAATTTGAGACTGCGGCATCCGACAATGGACCTACCAATAATTGACTACGATCTCGCGTTGCTGTTTCAGCCTATGCTCATGTTAGGCATTAGCATTGGAGTTGCCTTCAATGTCATTTTTCCAGATTGGATGGTTACTGTTCTTCTTATCATCCTCTTCCTTG GTACATCGACAAAGGCACTCTTTAAGGGTATAGAGACATGGAAAAAAGAATCGATAATGAAAAAG GAAACCGCAAAGCTCTTAGGTTCATCATCAAAACTAATTG ACAGCCCGGAGCTGGAATACAAGAGACTTCCAAGTGGTCCATCAATAAATATCCAGCAAAGATCTTTATCTGATCAGGAA GTTCCAATCAAAGATAATATTTTCTGGAAAGAGATGTTGCTGCTTTTGTTTGTGTGGGTGGCATTCCTCGCCGTGCAGATCATTAAG ACACGCGCCGCAAATTGTTCGATAGAGTACTGGGTTTTGAATGCTTTGCAG ATTCCAATTGCTGGTTCAGTAACAATCTATGAAGCTATTGGTCTATTCAAAGGAACAAGGACCATTGCCTCTAGGGGAAGGCATGCTGTTAATTGGAAGGTGCACCAATTTGTCCTATACTGTTTCTGCGGGATATTAGCCGGCATTGTCGGAGGTTTCCTCGGCCTCGGAGGTGGCTTCATCTTAGGACCGTTGTTTCTCGAATTAGGAGTCCCCCCTCAG GTTGCAAGTGCTACATCAACATTTGCAATGACGTTCTCATCATCGATGTCGGTGATACAATACTATCTCCTTGATCGATTTCCCGTTCCATACG CTGCTTATTTTGTGTTTCTCGCAACCGTTGCTGCATTCACTGGTCAACACATTGTACGAAAATTGATAGTGTTACTCGGCCGGGCGTCACTGATCATCTTCATTCTTGCATTGACCATTTTCATTAGCGCAATCAGTTTAG GAGGTGTTGGGATTGCATACATGGTAGAAAAGCTTGAAAGGAAAGAACATATGGGTTTTGAAAACTTGTGCTATCACTAA